A window from Fusarium musae strain F31 chromosome 8, whole genome shotgun sequence encodes these proteins:
- a CDS encoding hypothetical protein (EggNog:ENOG41) — MAPAQTQDTPEDTQKSSDLLERSKGESVLTDKDRKALVFTDKHSSPDVYVNASKDTLWHPWTGTLELKPLRFETRSGSFVIGLRTPVDCWLGKHRHRGTVTAVTLSGNWRYKEYDWVAGPGDYVVENPGTIHTLFMGAGAEVVFTITGSLEFFNDDDSLRETMDIFSFAELYYDHCKEKGVEPNEKLWY; from the exons ATGGCGCCAGCCCAGACCCAAGACACACCAGAGGATACTCAAAAGAGTTCTGATCTCTTGGAGCGTTCCAAGGGTGAATCAGTACTCACAGATAAAGACCGAAAGGCCCTCGTCTTCACAGACAAGCACAGTTCTCCAGATGTCTACGTTAACGCCAGCAAAGACACTCTGTGGCATCCATGGACAGGAACGCTAGAGCTCAAGCCTCTTCGGTTTGAAACGAGATCTGGTAGTTTCGTCATTGGACTGAGAACGCCTGTCGATTGCTGGCTCGGAAAACACAGGCATCGAGGCACAGTCACAGCTGTTACACTTTCTGGAAATTGGAGATACAAGGA GTACGACTGGGTCGCTGGACCTGGGGACTATGTTGTTGAAAACCCAGGCACTATTCATACGCTGTTTATGGGTGCTGGCGCCGAGGTGGTGTTTACTATTACCGGAAGCCTCGAGTTCtttaatgatgatgatagcttGAGGGAGACAATGGACATCTTTAGTTTCGCGGAGCTCTATTATGACCATTGCAAAGAGAAAGGTGTCGAGCCAAACGAGAAACTATGGTACTGA
- a CDS encoding hypothetical protein (EggNog:ENOG41), producing the protein MSFALVFQGLQSVFAKPTCTDHTFRSVELANAKILSISTNLTKAELPSAPTNEWPNNSTDPFPVCQVTVQYTHPGWNDTINTYVTLPVSGWNGRFVGVGGGGWSTGDIPDLAQPASHGYAAVTTDGGHLLANRQELDWALDSTGNLNWPALQNFAAVSLDDAATLGKAVTSAYYGKKPKYSYWNGCSTGGRQGHMMAQRYPTQYNGVLATASAFNWDKFVTSEYWPQVVMHKLGYYPPICELNAITKAAIDACDQLDGVKDGVISNPDLCKFDPRTVVGKSVECTNPSGTIKISKKGAEVARLTWRGPETEDGKFLWYGLDRGADLSGLANTTCTSLKDCTSSPFAIAQDWLITFLIQDQSASLEDLSHAKYSKLFRQSVNRFASVMGTSDPDLTDFKKAGGKLISWHGTADQLIPHKGSVDYYRRVLEEDPSATDYYRFFEAPGVGHCKGGDGWYPGSAFDALVKWVEHGKAPETLYAETVGTEKRRAAELCAYPKRLTYKGGNPDVASSFTCK; encoded by the exons ATGTCGTTTGCTCTCGTGTTTCAGGGCCTCCAAAGCGTGTTCGCAAAGCCAACATGCACAGACCATACGTTCCGCTCTGTAGAGCTCGCCAATGCCAAGATTCTGTCCATCAGCACCAATCTCACCAAGGCTGAGCTGCCGTCAGCCCCGACCAATGAATGGCCCAATAACTCAACTGATCCATTTCCCGTGTGTCAAGTCACAGTTCAGTACACACACCCAGGCTGGAATGACACCATCAACACCTATGTAACACTGCCAGTGTCAGGTTGGAACGGGCGATTTGTGGGAGTAGGCGGCGGCGGTTGGTCAACGGGAGACATACCCGACCTTGCACAACCTGCCTCCCACGGATATGCCGCTGTCACTACAGATGGTGGTCATCTCTTAGCTAACAGACAGGAGTTGGATTGGGCTTTGGATAGCACTGGAAACCTCAATTGGCCTGCCTTGCAGAACTTTGCAGCTGTCTCTCTGGACGATGCAGCGACGTTGGGAAAAGCTGTGACATCGGCTTATTAtggaaagaagccaaagtaTTCATACTGGAAC GGATGTTCTACTGGCGGACGACAGGGCCATATGATGGCGCAGAGATATCCGACTCAGTATAATGGCGTTCTTGCTACCGCTTCTGCTTTCAACTGGGACAAGTTCGTGACATCGGAGTACTGGCCGCAAGTTGTTATGCACAAACTCG GCTACTACCCACCTATCTGCGAGCTCAACGCTATAACTAAGGCTGCCATTGATGCATGTGACCAACTTGATGGGGTCAAGGATGGTGTTATCTCGAACCCCGATCTTTGTAAGTTTGATCCCAGAACTGTCGTTGGTAAATCGGTAGAATGTACCAACCCCTCTGGCACGATCAAAATTTCCAAGAAGGGTGCTGAGGTGGCTCGCTTGACATGGCGCGGACCAGAGACAGAAGACGGCAAGTTTCTTTGGTATGGCCTTGATCGCGGTGCCGACTTGAGTGGGCTTGCCAACACAACATGCACATCGCTAAAGGACTGCACTTCAAGCCCCTTCGCCATTGCTCAAGACTGGCTCATTACTTTCCTCATTCAAGACCAATCCGCTAGTCTGGAGGACTTGTCTCATGCAAAGTACAGCAAGCTCTTCCGGCAATCCGTCAACCGATTTGCCTCAGTCATGGGTACATCAGACCCGGATCTGACAGACTTCAAGAAAGCAGGAGGAAAGTTGATCTCGTGGCACGGAACAGCAGATCAACTTATTCCACACAAAGGATCAGTGGATTACTACAGACGTGTTCTTGAGGAAGATCCCAGCGCGACGGATTACTACAGATTCTTTGAAGCACCGGGTGTTGGGCACTGTAAAGGTGGTGATGGGTGGTATCCCGGAAGTGCCTTTGACGCTCTCGTGAAGTGGGTTGAGCATGGCAAAGCGCCCGAGACTCTGTATGCGGAGACTGTTGGCACGGAAAAGCGACGAGCTGCTGAGCTGTGCGCTTATCCGAAGCGGTTAACATACAAGGGCGGTAACCCAGACGTCGCATCCTCTTTTACTTGCAAGTAA
- a CDS encoding hypothetical protein (EggNog:ENOG41), whose amino-acid sequence MTATPSQKRKAEESEPQTQTPASTGRPIKIVLLRDGKRPKVARGDDDQVTVPKPPATVYRHNKLKKLVIRNTSSANQSMYPMVIPIVFRGAQAQEPEEKPVEFTFRYDFRPKSSDTTQSGLPTQQLAPGAVQKKRIAPTLVKAG is encoded by the coding sequence ATGACTGCCACACCTTCccagaagcgcaaggccgAGGAGTCTGAGCCCCAAACTCAGACTCCTGCCTCTACCGGTCGCCCCATCAAGATCGTCCTCCTCAGGGACGGCAAACGCCCCAAGGTAGCCCGCGGCGACGACGACCAAGTCACTGTGCCAAAACCACCAGCCACAGTGTACCGCCAcaacaagctgaagaagcttgttATTCGCAACACGAGCTCCGCGAATCAGTCCATGTATCCCATGGTGATTCCTATCGTCTTTCGTGGTGCCCAGGCCCAAGAGCCTGAAGAAAAGCCCGTCGAGTTCACTTTCCGGTACGACTTTCGCCCTAAGTCTTCCGACACCACGCAGAGTGGTCTGCCCACTCAGCAGCTGGCCCCTGGCGCagtccagaagaagagaatagCCCCAACTCTGGTGAAAGCCGGATAG
- a CDS encoding hypothetical protein (EggNog:ENOG41): MDPTPAARRRRRRRVAEENRKRAPRALGKASALSQVQAFVKDVKLASLVVALTDQTESILWPRFLTRLREAFSLDPISGPEEQDMANLQANITRPNNPSLAEQARLKKIVDSFPPRSIAEFLVHVCIRRGTDVFFYFDQAQLIHEIEQFYTNQTCPLRFDPSFICLALTIFALGSHWTPLERPGHSRIDEHDPGRLFFEQAKVLVPDVIELPGLRSIQVCLILGVYLMPQNAVGSSYVYLGMALRKALAFDLHQDSDDQAMDAREREVRRRLWWSIYSLERPRSVAHEIITVSLPTVLPEFDDSQKFKNVLLQITFARLITILDKVADLEYVAAYNSTTRADICRSTVTNAPRQADTASLENQLREWKDSLPETFDLETIPPQDSRYRAVFHIWLNYYYAWIVMGKMSLITVVRMTLRQHLGDDSEPCIIDDKAEKLSKSCAKASKKLLQLFEDLNQTGYTTRFSFTDFQGCSIATIVTLIAGILDRDPGYERRVRFGLEFLRRMATGNPNAQVGVRFVEALRSISNEACSKLSRSRQPPTNTTDEGLQSSAYNEWAEWLSNQEQSQSAINSEVIGHSTLGADQSTQVPPGADAEFWSAGAEDMEWSSRTDPVLEPLMPRLQVPQPQGGEQLDLFETYRLSAMYSEDQPFLMGLTGFDVLDFAGYPPDMGP; this comes from the exons ATGGATCCAACACCCGCCGCTCGACGTCGTCGCCGAAGACGCGTTGCCGAAGAGAACCGGAAACGTGCGCCCCGAGC GCTCGGAAAAGCAAGTGCATTGAGTCAAGTCCAGGCATTTGTCAAAGATGTGAAGCTGGCCAGTTTAGTTGTCGCTTTGACCG ACCAGACTGAAAGCATATTATGGCCCCGATTCCTGACAAGACTACGCGAAGCCTTTTCTTTGGACCCGATATCAGGCCCAGAGGAGCAGGATATGGCCAATCTACAGGCT AATATTACGCGACCAAACAACCCATCGCTTGCAGAACAAGCCCGCCTCAAGAAGATTGTCGACTCATTTCCCCCTCGGTCTATTGCTGAGTTCCTTGTTCACGTCTGTATCAGACGCGGCACTGATGTCTTCTTCTATTTCGACCAAGCACAACTGATTCACGAGATCGAGCAGTTTTACACCAACCAAACGTGCCCGTTGAGGTTCGATCCTAGCTTTATCTGTCTCGCATTGACCATCTTCGCACTTGGCAGCCACTGGACCCCTTTGGAGCGACCAGGCCATTCGCGAATTGATGAACATGATCCTGGGCGTTTGTTCTTCGAGCAGGCCAAAGTCCTTGTACCAGATGTAATAGAGCTTCCAGGCCTCAGATCTATCCAAGTGTGCCTGATACTCGGTGTCTATCTCATGCCGCAAAATGCAGTTGGATCGTCCTATGTCTACCTAGGAATGGCTTTGAGGAAGGCTCTGGCATTTGACCTACATCAGGACTCGGATGATCAAGCCATGGACGCGCGAGAAAGAGAAGTTCGTCGGCGGCTCTGGTGGTCAATATACTCACTTGAAAG GCCACGATCAGTGGCACATGAGATCATTACCGTCTCTTTACCGACCGTTCTGCCAGAGTTCGATGATTCACAGAAGTTCAAGAACGTTCTTCTTCAAATTACCTTTGCGCGTCTCATAACCATTTTGGACAAAGTGGCTGACTTGGAGTACGTCGCAGCTTACAATTCTACTACACGAGCTGACATTTGCAGATCAACAGTAACAAACGCTCCACGACAGGCAGACACGGCGAGCCTGGAGAACCAGTTGAGAGAGTGGAAAGACTCGTTGCCTGAAACCTTTGATCTGGAGACGATTCCACCTCAAGACTCACGCTATCGCGCCGTCTTTCACATCTGgcttaactattactatgcCTGGATTGTTATGGGTAAGATGTCTCTCATTACCGTTGTGAGAATGACTCTTCGGCAACATCTCGGAGATGACTCAGAGCCATGCATCATTGACGACAAGGCCGAAAAGCTATCAAAGTCATGCGCCAAGGCTTCTAAGAAACTGCTTCAGCTCTTTGAGGACTTGAACCAGACTGGTTATACCACCCGATTCTCATTCACCGACTTCCAAGGATGCAGTATTGCGACCATCGTCACTCTCATAGCAGGTATCCTTGATAGGGACCCCGGTTACGAAAGGCGTGTCAGATTTGGCCTAGAGTTCTTGCGTAGAATGGCGACAGGGAACCCAAATGCTCAAGTTGGAGTTCGGTTTGTTGAAGCCCTTCGGTCGATCTCGAACGAGGCCTGTAGCAAGCTTAGTCGGTCTAGGCAGCCTCCTACCAACACGACTGACGAGGGGCTACAATCGTCTGCATATAACGAATGGGCGGAGTGGCTGTCAAACCAAGAACAATCACAGAGTGCTATCAACAGTGAAGTAATTGGTCACAGCACACTAGGCGCCGACCAAAGTACACAGGTACCTCCAGGCGCTGATGCCGAGTTCTGGTCTGCGGGGGCTGAGGATATGGAATGGAGCTCACGGACTGATCCGGTTCTCGAGCCACTCATGCCACGTTTACAGGTACCGCAGCCTCAGGGCGGAGAGCAGCTTGATCTGTTTGAGACATACCGCCTGTCGGCGATGTATAGCGAAGACCAGCCGTTTTTGATGGGGCTCACAGGCTTCGATGTGCTGGACTTTGCAGGCTATCCTCCCGACATGGGCCCGTGA
- a CDS encoding hypothetical protein (EggNog:ENOG41), translating to MRLINVENLKLETFIGGHVPPYAILSHRWGNDDEEVSFKDMDRGTTNKVGMKKVKGCCRQAKKDNLKYAWIDTCCIDKESSKELDEAINSMFQWYRRAAICYTYMADVPYEQDIWESTSSFSASSWFTRGWTLQELLAPGEIHFFDETWSLIGTKEELASEIEDITGIPRRFLLGWVDFHQASVAQRMSWASKRTTKRDEDIAYCLLGIFGVTMPMIYGEGHKAFERLQLKIMEQTTDDSILAWGVKVQGMEIESQTGPSDYNTSAGMFAKSPMDFAKCGRIVPKTLDPSCITNFAVSGGYIRTSLKLQSTENGVAYGLLNCGLENTTGGYIAIPLRCITPSISTVREYIRPIGYGPILLSGVRSDCYDVHEVRIRVDRQARPAETIGKPVWLHMDGHQKLKLHLKEVCPPLNWDRGRALVMNLNDSNQAVRRRYLARFTSKAKKSRDIVVVLDFNLQAQYSCASCFAIAAPEELGLPWIARGLDYMQSEHLHDQVIHIGNDVVEVSVQKEDISQGSIFLLKLARTNLSPLPDADTSHRICKASQVDTLILTLCERDKIEESIGGEMEKQAAALSELESLRADLDKVAEKERQLANERQRIESEIQAKKRHMHRHERTISRTKDGLVGLESLIEKNIRNIEEVDWLKGSTSWAETILQSQLDKQKASQDTDAPACAGPRTPQTASLFNSQQSMGGFIPLLWAGANGKNAILQLLIEKGADLEARNPENSYTALMYAAEYGQVSAVRSLLDSGAMLEAQDKNAYTPLLLAASAGHVPITSLLLGKGADIEARSSDGSTPLSIAARKENDGVVKVLLEKEADIDAKDDNGDTPLLQACLNGNVGIAKMLIDAGANIQTQTRYGSTPLAVAARKGREGIVKLLLEKGVDVDAKNHNGDTPLSRACLNGHIGVVRILIEEGATVDVRNKKGKTPLQLAEKNTKSGIVDLLRNHVETKGG from the coding sequence ATGCGGCTCATAAACGTTGAGAACCTAAAGCTTGAAACCTTCATTGGCGGCCATGTCCCACCGTATGCTATCCTGTCGCACCGATGGGGaaatgatgacgaggaggtaTCCTTCAAGGATATGGATAGAGGCACTACGAACAAGGTTGGAAtgaaaaaagtaaaaggctGCTGTCGACAAGCCAAGAAAGACAACCTCAAATATGCCTGGATTGATACTTGTTGCATCGACAAGGAGAGTTCCAAAGAGCTAGATGAGGCTATCAATTCCATGTTCCAGTGGTATCGAAGAGCCGCCATATGTTATACCTACATGGCAGATGTTCCTTATGAGCAAGATATCTGGGAATCGACTTCCAGCTTCTCCGCGAGCTCGTGGTTCACAAGAGGGTGGACACTACAAGAACTCCTTGCTCCTGGAGAAATACACTTCTTTGATGAGACTTGGAGTCTTATTGGCACGAAGGAAGAATTGGCGAGTGAAATTGAAGATATCACAGGGATACCCCGCAGATTTCTGCTCGGCTGGGTTGACTTTCACCAGGCCAGTGTTGCGCAACGTATGTCCTGGGCGTCAAAGAGGACGACAAAGAGGGATGAAGATATCGCCTACTGTCTCCTAGGGATCTTCGGTGTTACTATGCCGATGATCTATGGGGAAGGACACAAAGCCTTTGAAAGGCTGCAGCTCAAGATCATGGAACAGACAACCGACGATTCAATTCTAGCATGGGGAGTAAAGGTCCAAGGTATGGAGATCGAATCTCAGACTGGTCCTAGCGATTACAATACGTCCGCCGGAATGTTTGCCAAGTCCCCAATGGATTTTGCCAAGTGTGGTCGTATCGTTCCGAAGACGCTCGACCCTAGTTGTATCACGAATTTCGCTGTTTCTGGGGGATATATCCGCACGTCGCTCAAGTTACAGAGTACAGAAAATGGAGTAGCATATGGTCTTCTCAACTGTGGCCTCGAAAACACGACAGGAGGCTACATAGCTATTCCGCTGCGTTGCATAACGCCTTCAATTTCGACTGTCAGGGAGTACATCCGACCGATTGGATATGGCCCTATTCTTCTGTCCGGGGTACGCAGCGATTGCTACGATGTCCATGAAGTTCGCATCCGTGTGGACCGCCAGGCTCGACCAGCAGAAACGATAGGGAAACCTGTCTGGCTTCATATGGATGGTCACCAAAAGCTAAAACTACACCTCAAGGAAGTTTGTCCACCACTCAACTGGGACCGGGGCCGTGCTTTGGTCATGAATCTGAACGATTCAAATCAAGCCGTTAGACGAAGATACCTCGCTCGGTTTACTagcaaagcaaagaagaGCCGCGACATTGTCGTTGTATTGGATTTCAACCTCCAGGCACAGTATTCTTGCGCGAGCTGCTTTGCAATAGCAGCGCCTGAAGAGTTAGGTCTGCCTTGGATTGCCCGAGGTCTGGATTATATGCAGTCCGAGCACTTGCACGATCAAGTTATACACATTGGAaatgatgttgtcgaggtCTCTGTGCAGAAAGAAGACATCTCGCAAGGATCAATTTTCCTACTGAAACTAGCTAGGACTAACTTGAGTCCGTTGCCTGATGCAGATACGTCCCACCGTATCTGCAAAGCGAGCCAGGTAGATACGCTGATTCTTACCCTTTGCGAAAGGGATAAGATAGAAGAATCTATCGGCGGAGAGATGGAAAAACAAGCTGCGGCTCTCAGTGAACTAGAGTCATTAAGAGCCGATTTGGACAAGGTAGCGGAAAAGGAGAGACAACTTGCAAATGAGAGACAACGGATTGAAAGCGAAATTCAAGCGAAGAAGAGACATATGCACAGACATGAGAGGACAATATCAAGAACGAAAGACGGCCTGGTAGGACTCGAAAGTCTAATAGAAAAGAATATTCGAAATATTGAGGAAGTCGACTGGCTCAAGGGTTCGACAAGTTGGGCCGAAACTATACTACAGAGCCAATTAGACAAGCAAAAAGCATCTCAAGACACAGATGCACCGGCTTGTGCGGGCCCAAGAACCCCTCAAACGGCAAGTCTGTTTAATAGCCAACAAAGCATGGGCGGTTTCATTCCACTGCTCTGGGCTGGCGCCAACGGAAAAAACGCAATCTTGCAACTTCTCATAGAGAAGGGTGCAGACCTCGAAGCAAGAAACCCGGAAAACTCATACACGGCTCTTATGTATGCGGCAGAATACGGACAAGTCTCAGCCGTAAGGTCCTTACTCGATTCCGGCGCAATGTTAGAAGCTCAGGACAAGAATGCATACACCCCCCTGTTGCTGGCAGCTTCGGCAGGGCACGTACCGATAACGTCGTTACTTCTCGGCAAGGGGGCTGATATAGAAGCAAGATCTTCCGATGGGAGTACTCCGCTCTCCATTGCAGCTAGAAAAGAAAATGACGGGGTTGTCAaggtgctgctggagaaaGAGGCCGATATAGATGCGAAGGACGATAACGGAGACACGCCTTTGCTGCAAGCCTGTCTCAATGGTAACGTGGGTATTGCAAAGATGCTGATCGATGCAGGAGCCAACATTCAGACACAAACGCGCTATGGGAGTACGCCACTAGCTGTTGCTGCCAGAAAAGGCAGGGAGGGTATTGTCAAACTACTACTGGAGAAAGGGGTCGATGTAGATGCTAAGAACCATAACGGAGACACACCTTTATCACGGGCATGTCTTAATGGCCACATAGGTGTCGTGAGGATACTGATCGAAGAGGGAGCGACTGTTGATGTGAGgaacaagaagggcaagacgCCTCTGCAACTAGCAGAGAAGAACACCAAAAGTGGGATTGTCGATTTGCTACGGAATCACGTGGAGACGAAAGGGGGCTGA
- a CDS encoding hypothetical protein (EggNog:ENOG41), giving the protein MNKTKHPVDPEETPNIVPDHPLTGKAAEEDYQKQLALLKEQNETRLEKARESPSSNSSTQNTDGRT; this is encoded by the coding sequence ATGAACAAGACCAAACACCCTGTTGACCCGGAAGAGACACCCAACATTGTGCCTGACCACCCTCTCACCGGTAAAGCAGCCGAGGAGGACTATCAGAAACAACTCGCCCTCCTCAAGGAGCAGAATGAAACAAGACTCGAGAAAGCTCGGGAGTCGCCAtcctccaactcatcaacacAAAACACCGATGGTCGCACCTAG
- a CDS encoding hypothetical protein (EggNog:ENOG41), with the protein MAPSTVSEGSEAAVPAPFNKIGSASVQTYFQRIRKACGKWPWELFDEKRLSPHWTVYLLQKLHQAIKLAQSSPKISLTLVMEYLESIVKKGGEYSKLKGRDITSTIYFPHNGDGDGTKSRDATLVHDKIVVAPSPSPPPRPRVYQDDNRDVTAPPFIDLTKSDSPEPPGDVVTETRPKGEASRVEKRKNVSEFAAGSVPAPKRQKKTLKPIHTPSGTLGTSHKDVRRKDITDDENAQISAIQNKADCVHAQQNENKTRLKMLNSSRELLQRELNTAQTDLTRIRQDIQDSTVIRDSVLRIIYRRTSEDVDGWNMALERCDKSLKIFKDDSKKTTDVLNKKKQDLKNVDEMVRLAKREIEKCTQQAGKLLAQLDESTCRKTASGGL; encoded by the exons ATGGCGCCTTCGACTGTTTCCGAAGGGAGCGAGGCCGCCGTTCCAGCTCCGTTCAACAAAATTGGTAGTGCTTCCGTTCAGACTTACTTCCAACGCATTCGAAAAGCCTGCGGCAAGTGGCCATGGGAGCTCTTCGACGAGAAACGTCTCTCTCCCCACTGGACTGTATACCTGCTTCAGAAGTTGCACCAGGCTATCAAGCTTGCGCAGTCCTCACCTAAGATCTCGCTCACGCTTGTCATGGAATATTTGGAATCCATTGTCAAGAAGGGAGGCGAGtactccaagctcaagggccgAGATATTACATCGACAATCTA TTTTCCGCACAACGGAGACGGGGATGGCACCAAGAGTCGTGATGCTACTCTGGTACACGATAAAATCGTCGTCGCGCCTTCACCAAGTCCGCCACCTCGACCCAGAGTCTACCAGGACGATAATCGCGATGTTACAGCCCCACCTTTCATTGACCTGACCAAGTCTGACTCTCCCGAGCCACCCGGTGATGTGGTAACCGAAACCCGACCAAAAGGAGAGGCAAGTCGGGTTGAAAAGAGGAAAAATGTGAGCGAATTCGCTGCTGGTAGCGTCCCTGCGCCAAAGCGGCAAAAGAAAACACTCAAGCCTATTCATACGCCCAGTGGTACGCTTGGAACGAGTCACAAAGATGTGAGAAGAAAGGACATCACAGATGATGAG AACGCACAAATCTCCGCCATTCAAAACAAGGCCGACTGCGTCCATGCCCAGCAGAACGAGAATAAAACACGACTGAAAATGTTGAACTCCTCGCGAGAACTACTTCAACGAGAGCTCAACACCGCACAGACAGACCTGACCAGAATCCGCCAGGATATCCAGGACAGCACTGTTATCCGAGACTCTGTCCTCCGAATTATCTATCGCCGAACCtctgaagatgttgatggctgGAACATGGCCCTCGAACGCTGCGACAAGTCTTTGAAGATATTTAAGGATGACTCAAAGAAGACCACTGATGTCTTGaataagaagaagcaagaccTCAagaatgttgatgagatggttCGTTTGGCGAAACGAGAGATAGAGAAATGTACTCAACAGGCCGGGAAATTGCTTGCGCAACTGGATGAATCGACTTGCAGGAAAACCGCGTCTGGCGGTCTGTAA
- a CDS encoding hypothetical protein (EggNog:ENOG41~MEROPS:MER0005900), producing the protein MTQIDTVPGADIKPWLRHPPKKHLFIHANIIDVSTGNILEDASLSTKNGKIETVYPSTPDQYPDGYNVVDCKGRYLCPGLFDAHVHLCATPGFTDLSRVFGNPNDISLLRQPYVASQMLYRGFTSVRDCGGAQLPLKEAIEEGVFPGPRLFISGHALSQTGGHGDLRSSYEKHECCGGHAIGSLGRICNGVPECMAAVRDEVRCGADFIKIMGSGGVASPTDKLEQLQFTTSEIQAMVECANNAGTFVTAHAYTTKAIRHCIDNGVKGIEHGNFVDAPTARLMAEKGVYLTPTLITYAQMATDKWKNFLPPESQAKNAQVLKSGLEALRIASEAGVTMCYGSDLLGPLGSAQTQEFSLRSQALKPLEILQSATVNPARMMGCETTLGQLKEGFQADVLIMDKNPLESIEIFDHPEKYILAVMKDGLVYRSQLESLDVDGGIPIRFNSVL; encoded by the coding sequence ATGACTCAAATTGATACTGTACCTGGCGCAGACATCAAGCCATGGCTTCGTCACCCTCCCAAGAAGCACCTCTTCATTCAcgccaacatcatcgatgTCTCAACAGGCAATATCCTCGAAGATGCATCACTGTCCACAAAAAACGGCAAAATCGAGACCGTCTACCCCTCAACACCTGACCAGTATCCCGATGGCTACAACGTCGTAGACTGCAAGGGGCGATACCTATGCCCAGGTCTATTCGACGCTCACGTTCATCTTTGCGCGACACCAGGCTTCACAGACCTATCCCGTGTCTTTGGCAACCCCAATGACATTTCACTCTTGCGACAGCCATATGTCGCCTCACAAATGCTCTACCGCGGCTTCACATCTGTTCGCGATTGCGGCGGCGCTCAGCTTCCATTGAAGGAGGCGATTGAAGAGGGCGTTTTCCCCGGACCTCGTCTGTTTATTTCGGGACATGCGCTTTCGCAAACAGGTGGCCACGGTGACCTTAGAAGCTCTTACGAGAAGCATGAATGCTGCGGCGGCCACGCTATTGGGTCTTTGGGCCGTATCTGCAATGGTGTGCCAGAGTGCATGGCCGCTGTTCGCGATGAGGTTCGCTGTGGAGCTGACTTTATCAAGATTATGGGATCTGGTGGCGTTGCATCACCGACCGACAAGCTGGAACAGCTGCAATTTACCACGTCGGAGATTCAAGCGATGGTGGAGTGTGCCAATAATGCTGGCACCTTCGTTACAGCGCATGCATACACCACTAAGGCTATAAGACATTGTATCGACAACGGAGTCAAGGGTATTGAGCATGGCAACTTTGTCGATGCCCCGACAGCTCGCCTCATGGCTGAGAAAGGCGTCTATCTTACCCCAACACTCATCACGTATGCGCAAATGGCCACCGACAAGTGGAAGAACTTCCTGCCCCCCGAGTCACAAGCCAAGAACGCGCAAGTCTTGAAATCTGGTCTCGAGGCTCTCCGCATTGCTTCAGAAGCTGGTGTGACGATGTGTTACGGTAGCGATCTCCTTGGTCCGCTTGGCTCTGCTCAGACCCAAGAGTTCTCTCTGCGCTCTCAAGCACTAAAGCCTCTTGAAATATTGCAAAGTGCGACAGTAAACCCTGCCAGGATGATGGGTTGTGAGACTACTCTGGGTCAGCTGAAGGAGGGCTTCCAGGCGGATGTTCTGATCATGGATAAGAACCCATTGGAGAGTATTGAGATCTTTGACCACCCGGAAAAATACATCTTGGCGGTTATGAAGGACGGTTTAGTGTATCGCAGCCAGTTGGAGTCTCTGGATGTCGATGGTGGGATCCCGATCCGGTTTAATTCGGTACTGTAG